AAGCAATTGCTTAAATATGAACCTGAAATAAGATATTATGCAATATATACACTTTTTGATATTGCTTCAGAAGACAGTTTATACTCATTACAAGAAGAACAATTCATTGAAAAAGTAAGAGAACAATTGAGAATCCATCCGGAAACATTTCAACATATTAAAAACGCTTATCTAAATAAAGGACTCAAAGAAGAAAGCAAATTAATTGAAGAACAAAACAGAAAAGAAACCACAAAAAAACTTTCAAAATCATTTTTACCTTATAATGCATACAAAATATTGGGAGTTTCACCCACAGTTACAAAATCGCAATTAAAGAAAATTTACAGAACACTTGCAAAGAAATATCACCCTGATAAATTTCACGGACAAAGTGAGGAAGTTATTCAACAGGCAGAAGATAAATTTCAGGAGATTTTGGAGGCTTATGAGATTATTTTGGAATATAAAAAAATATAAAATG
The sequence above is drawn from the Bacteroidales bacterium genome and encodes:
- a CDS encoding DnaJ domain-containing protein, with the translated sequence MGTLDRKKKEKIATKKISLGITAVFLSFFSVFFIINIIKESSLLISVLFVTLILVVNIYIYLRLFFLLSNKLKFKKEDKIIFNLTHAFLNYLEVKQNEKFEILQKLFSVHSKKKLLNFYKKNYLADINDFSLCKQLLKYEPEIRYYAIYTLFDIASEDSLYSLQEEQFIEKVREQLRIHPETFQHIKNAYLNKGLKEESKLIEEQNRKETTKKLSKSFLPYNAYKILGVSPTVTKSQLKKIYRTLAKKYHPDKFHGQSEEVIQQAEDKFQEILEAYEIILEYKKI